Genomic segment of Malania oleifera isolate guangnan ecotype guangnan chromosome 7, ASM2987363v1, whole genome shotgun sequence:
gtatacgggccgagctatgataaaatgtgtaatactggcgtacgagtcgatgattttcatgatatacgtatatatgcaaaatgatatgactgatttgataattaatgatatgaaatattcatgtatcacagtttcagtatatgttaaatggtatcagagccaacacccagccggaagtgtgatgagattcacatcgcctaggtttggaaatgtggattcgcaacgaggacattgcgttttataagtgagggagaatgtgataccccatgatgaaaggcttaaaagactagatgttactacccatatcaacaaagtgcacatttcttttcgggagccttcccataagaatttcatagttaagcgtgcttgccttaaagtaatcttgggatgggtgaccacctgagaagttttctcaagatgtgtgtgagtgaggacaacaACACACTTAAAAGGACATGTGTTTtattgtggggtcagtcattagttcgataaggtcTGCCCCCTGTTGTCTGCTCTAGGTGGAAGAGGAaagacgtagtgctccctgacagactcaggttggggcattacatcaTGAATCTACAATGGACTTCTCAAAAACGAAAGGTGATGAAGAAAATCAAGGACGCACTACCGGAAGCCTTCGAATAggaaatttggaaggaaaggaaTATAAGAATTTTTCATAACAAGGAAACTATCCTTATTATGATCATTAATAGGATATTAAGCAATCTTTTTTCTCTAGATTCATATCTGTCGTAACTACGCTTTCTTGGTTGGGAAGATTTGTTAATTGTGCTCTCTTTTGTTAGCATTTAAGAGTTATGTTCATGTATGCATCTCACAATGTAATGTAATTAATGCTACCAAGGCTCTATTCTACTTCTTCCTTGCCTTTTTTCCTGTCTCCAAGCACCTTGCCTGGGAGAAGCTTTCTTTAATAAAATACTAGTTTATCtctcaaggaaaaaaaaaaaaaaaaagagagatagTTAACTACGAAAATAATCAAAGAAATTaagatagaaatcaaggaccAACTTTTAATGAAACATAATCAAGCAAATTTTCAAAAGATCTAAAATATAATGGTCTGTGAATAAGCTAGTTAAAACATTAAATTAAAGATTCGCATTAAAAATTTGGGGTGGCAATCACCATGCAATTAATGCCTTACGTATGTTTGCATATTTACCTTCCGAGTTTTTGTTGCTTTTGCGGAGGTGAAGGTAAAAGCCGATCACAACAACCCCAGAATATGGAATTAGTGCCCATGTGATGGCGGCAACGACAACCACGCAAACCAGTACTACCTTCTTGCGCTGGCTGTGTTTTTCCTCAGCTACTgttaaaaatcaaaataacaaaACAAATCAAGTTAAATTTCGATCTATACTGTTCTCCAAATAACATCTCAAAAGAACCAACTAGCTAGCTGCCACACCCAACCCAACGCGTACCTAGTTCCGAAATTGGCATTCGAATATACAACGGCTGGTCATCGATGGAAGTCTGCCGCATATCCACAAGATCACCAAACCACATGACACACCCACCGCCGCTTCCTCGAATATCCGAGTTGGCGTAAGCCACGCAGGAGCAGTTGGCCAGGCACTTCGCTCTACATTCCTCCAGATTCATGCTGTTGTCCAGCCATGTATGCGCCGTATCCGGAAGCTTCAACCCGTTGAACTTGGCAAACCCTTCTCCCTCTCCACACTTCAATGCCTGGCTTCTCGCGCACCCTTCCGACCAGTCCATCGTGCTCCATTTTCTCGGTGACTTCGGCACAAACCCTTTCACGCACTGGCAAACTGGCGACTCGCTGATCACACAAATCCCATACGCACCGCACAAGCCGTAAGTGTCGCAGTTGTCCGTGGGGTTTGAGAGGTAGGTTTTCCATGTCTGCTCAGCTTCGAACCAAATGTAACGGTCCCCGGTACCGGTTGTGTCGTTCAGCCGGTACATGGTTATGACAGACTCGTTCTTCAGCTGGTCCGTGGAGTAAAGCTCCTCGGAATTGGCAACGAACTGAAAACCGATAAGCGGGTTCGGCCTAAGCTCCGGACCGCCGCTGAACCGGACGCCATTCCAGGGCCCGCTTCGGAAGAACTTTGCAGAATCTTTCCTCATTAAGGCTTCAGCGTAAGAGGTAGGTTCCATCCCGTAGCTGAGGTCGCCCGGAGACGGATCGTCGGGGCTCTTCCACGACGACATGCGCCAGACCTGACCGGTCTTTAGGTCTGCTCCAAGCTTCATCCCAGGAAGAAAAGTATCACCTATGTAGTCAAAGCTTTGCCACAAATAACTACTATTACTCTCTGAATTTCTCTCATCTCTTACCACCAAATTTCCGGTGTCCAAGAGCTGAGCTACTGGGTTCACGCCGTCCTGTTCCGGTGAACTCGATGACCACACGACCCCGTGGTTCTGGCAGAGAAGGAGGAGACTGCCGCTGCCGTTGATCGTCAAAGCGCCGGGTGGGTTTTGGATGGGTTTGTCTCTGTTTGCAACCCAAACAACTGTTCTGACTGGGATGGGTTTGAACCAGATTCCCAAGTAGACATTGCTGGAGCTTTTGCCAGGGCTGAAGAAACCCATTTCGAACTTTCCTCCATTGGAGACCAAGGTGTCGCCCTCCCTCAAAAACTGCGATGGCCTAATGGTATCTGCTGCGCTGCCCCTTTTGATGACGAACAGGCACAGTGGCTCCATAATCACAAGCAGAAGAAAAAGAATATTCATCATTTTTCCCCAATCCCAAAATCAACACGGATGGAGTAAGTCAAAGTGCCCGAACTCCGAAGATGTGATGTATGAAATCCGGATGTCGTTGTTTAGATTAGCAAAGAAAGTAAGGCAATAACAAATTTATAagcaaaatattattacaaatttataatttaaaacgTGATAAAAATAAATTGTAAATGTAATGATGTAGTGCATGGGATTTTGAATCagaactaaaataaaataaaatatagccAATTTTGGATAGTAAATAAAAGATGCAATTAATATGTGTCAACTCACATATTTAatgaatgtattttgttttgggaaaaaagAAAGCCCATTAAATAGGCATCTTAAATTATGTAGGATATTGTAATAaatctattatttttttatttaattgtacaaaaacctatattttttattttatttttaattcaaatttacTAAAATTTAATATTGTGGTTTTGAAGGTCAAATAATCCCCTTGTTTTCTTTTTATATACTTACTTGTGCAATATGCAGGAATATTAACCATTTAATATCAAACTCGGAAATAAATTACTAAAAACATTTTTTAATCGTACTATCAACTAATAGTATGTAACATAGGGTGTCTGAGATCGTAAATGAAGAACGAAAATTAAATTGATTATTTGATTACGATAGCTCCTCATAAATATGTATTGTATGtgttacaataataaatatataatttatttatcatttaGTTGTACAATTTTTTTTGATTGGCTCTTGTAAAAAAATTTGATTagttcttataattttttttatttttaattcacaaTTACCAAATTTCGCTTTGGTCTTTTGGTGAATCCTGTGTAACTTGAAATTGACAAAATCGTGGATTAAGAAGTGCCTCTTGTTATTGTACATAGATGGGCAAACAAACACATGCTCACACACATGCAATCTATTTGGATATAATTAAGTTTTAATATAACcatatatttatttgaaaattgtaAATGTTTAGTTTAAATTAATAATGTAATATCTTTTAAAATGAAAAGATATATCTATTATTAAGCTATTAAATTcaaataatttgatttaaaaaatactaAGTGCCACATGCATATCACGTCATTACAAATCTTTAAGTGACATaaacctttttgtttttttttgagTAGATTGCCGGTTCACATTAGACAAGAGACTACATAGAGATGGTTGTCAAgcatttttactattttatcatttAGGTCAAGTAATAaaagtattttaatattttctaatataaaatattatgttCTCAACAATTAATTAAGAAAGTAGTAAAATCATTACActtatttccatatatatatatatgtgtgtgtgtgtgtgtgaatttatatatttatatttatattatatatatatatatatatatatattcttcacTTAATAAGTTAGTATAATACTCCATTCTCATTTCCTTAATTCAAAAAGTTTTTTATTCACAAGTTATAATCTTTTAGTAATATAATAAATCATTCAACAAAAGATATAATAAACTCGACATTATAAattagaaatgtattatatactAGTTCATGAAACATGTGCagtgcattttatcaaaattttgaacaaaaagaagaacatattaattattaataggAGTTGGATTTTATATGGGTACatgatttgaaaaatctattgtagggatttatttttcttttattatgaTGCTCACAAACACTGTTTTATGCTACTATTAATAACATCGTATGccattatattaaatttatttttcttaatttaattgCATATATAGGCTTTTGGCAAGTGattagaattttgaaaatttaaaatttaaaattatcataatttagctttagtgtttcaaaggccaAAAGGAACTTGTTCTTGATATACTCACACTAGCAAAAGCCCAGATATGCATGAGATATTATTTTACTCTACATATTTCTTTAGTCACTCAACTAATCAATTCACCCATATAACATGTCTATCCTCTATCCTCTATCCTCCACTTACATAGCAATATTTATCttcattgaaaaattttaacCTCAAGATTTGAACTTAGTGTTTAaccaaaaaataattaatttaccAATATAGCAGAGgcaatttatcaaaaaaaaaaaattgaactaacCCTTACAGGTTAAACTCTATTTTAAAAGctctctctccttttttgggTGTTTTAAATTGAAAAGCTCAATTCAATGCACTTAGAATTGTTGAACATGACTTGTAAAaatctttaattaatttttctcaattaatattaatatttgcTCAAAGTTTGATATGTATTTTGAATTAATTTGAAGATTTTTTTGGGAGGAGAGAGGGGAGGTGGATGAATTCACTACAAAAAAAGAGGGCTTTTAGTTatggttttaaaccatcattaaTAATAGAAAACTATCAGtaataatattagtgatggtttagtgCTCATCGTTGTCCTCATCATCCTATGACGAATCACAAACCCtataaagtaataattatacaaaaaattagtataaaatttttGAACACGTACGTACTATAAGTACAAATGATTTGATAGTAAGAATGATTATAAATAGTTAAagaataaataatataattttaaatagctaagtttcaTCAGTTGAAttgaccccactcaatttggagAGGGTATgtccgacttggacacctgagtgcttaaatcaatTATGTTTGCTACGTTTGCTAGAAGTGCATCATTTTCAACAggggaagagtttttgggcaccgtcagctctcacatgtccaactcaatgtcacaAACATGTCAGGACTAACCCCACTCAGTTTAAACCTTgcatgcctgacttggacacttgagttcttaaaatcaattaagtttactaagttcgttGCTAAGTGCAAAAGTTTCAACTAAGGAGGAGATTTTGGGCACCATTAGCTCTACATGTCCAGCTCAATGTCACGAACATGTCAGGACTAACCCCACTCAAATTGGACCTCATATGTCAAACTTTGATCCCTaggtgcttaaaatcaactacaTTTACAAAGTTCGCTACTAAGCACATAATATTCaatcagggaggagtttttgggcaccgtcagctttgACACATCTAGTTCAATGTCATGGACGTGTCAGGATTGATCCCACTTGGTTTGGATATCGTATGCCTAACTTGAACACcagagtgcttaaaatcaattaaATTTGTTAGGTTTGCTTTTGAGCGCATAATTTTCAcccgaggaggagtttttgggtaccgtcaactCCAACACGTTGAGCTCAATGTCACACACATGTTGGGATAGATCTCACTTGGTTTGGACATCgtatgcttgacttggacacCAAAGTGCTTAAATTCAACTATCTTGCTATGTTTTCTTCTAAGCGTGTAATTTTGAACTAGGGAGAAGTTTTTAGGTACCATCAACTTAAACACGTCTAACACAATGTCACGATGTGTCGAGACTggccccacttggtttggacctcatatgcctaaCTTGGACACCAAAATGCCTAAAATCAAATAAGTTTGCTAGGTTTGCTTCTAAACACAAAATTTTCAACCAGGGTGGATTTTTTTGGCACCGTTAGCTCTGGCACATCCAGCTTAATGTCACGGATGTGTCAGAACTGAcgcactcagtttggacctcgtatgcttgacttGGGCACCCGAGTTCTTAAAATCAATTaagtttcttaagttcatttcTAAGCCCATAATTTTTAATCAGAGAAAAGTTGTTGGGTAATGTCAACTCTAGCACGTCCAACTCAATTTCACGGACTGGTCGAGAGTAACCCCGCTCGGTTTGGACAtcatatgcccgacttggacactgatgtgcttaaaattaactaagtttGCTAGGTTTGCTTCTAAGCACATATATTTCAACCAGGGAGTATTTTTTCGGCACTTTCAGCTCCAGTTCCTCCAGCTCAACGTCACA
This window contains:
- the LOC131160215 gene encoding G-type lectin S-receptor-like serine/threonine-protein kinase At4g27290 isoform X2, whose protein sequence is MMNILFLLLVIMEPLCLFVIKRGSAADTIRPSQFLREGDTLVSNGGKFEMGFFSPGKSSSNVYLGIWFKPIPVRTVVWVANRDKPIQNPPGALTINGSGSLLLLCQNHGVVWSSSSPEQDGVNPVAQLLDTGNLVVRDERNSESNSSYLWQSFDYIGDTFLPGMKLGADLKTGQVWRMSSWKSPDDPSPGDLSYGMEPTSYAEALMRKDSAKFFRSGPWNGVRFSGGPELRPNPLIGFQFVANSEELYSTDQLKNESVITMYRLNDTTGTGDRYIWFEAEQTWKTYLSNPTDNCDTYGLCGAYGICVISESPVCQCVKGFVPKSPRKWSTMDWSEGCARSQALKCGEGEGFAKFNGLKLPDTAHTWLDNSMNLEECRAKCLANCSCVAYANSDIRGSGGGCVMWFGDLVDMRQTSIDDQPLYIRMPISELVAEEKHSQRKKVVLVCVVVVAAITWALIPYSGVVVIGFYLHLRKSNKNSEGNARGNLGNDCTNEMQERDMELPSFDSESIAYATDNFSIHKKLGEGGFGPVYKGTLLDGREIAVKRLSLCSGQGLNELKNEVTLIAKLQHRNLVKLLGCCVEGDERILIYEYMHNKSLDFFIFDQTKGQLLEWSKRFHIILGISRGLLYLHQDSRLRIIHRDLKASNVLLDNEMNAKISDFGLARCFGNNQTVANTTRVIGT
- the LOC131160215 gene encoding G-type lectin S-receptor-like serine/threonine-protein kinase At4g27290 isoform X1, which translates into the protein MMNILFLLLVIMEPLCLFVIKRGSAADTIRPSQFLREGDTLVSNGGKFEMGFFSPGKSSSNVYLGIWFKPIPVRTVVWVANRDKPIQNPPGALTINGSGSLLLLCQNHGVVWSSSSPEQDGVNPVAQLLDTGNLVVRDERNSESNSSYLWQSFDYIGDTFLPGMKLGADLKTGQVWRMSSWKSPDDPSPGDLSYGMEPTSYAEALMRKDSAKFFRSGPWNGVRFSGGPELRPNPLIGFQFVANSEELYSTDQLKNESVITMYRLNDTTGTGDRYIWFEAEQTWKTYLSNPTDNCDTYGLCGAYGICVISESPVCQCVKGFVPKSPRKWSTMDWSEGCARSQALKCGEGEGFAKFNGLKLPDTAHTWLDNSMNLEECRAKCLANCSCVAYANSDIRGSGGGCVMWFGDLVDMRQTSIDDQPLYIRMPISELVAEEKHSQRKKVVLVCVVVVAAITWALIPYSGVVVIGFYLHLRKSNKNSEGNARGNLGNDCTNEMQERDMELPSFDSESIAYATDNFSIHKKLGEGGFGPVYKGTLLDGREIAVKRLSLCSGQGLNELKNEVTLIAKLQHRNLVKLLGCCVEGDERILIYEYMHNKSLDFFIFDQTKGQLLEWSKRFHIILGISRGLLYLHQDSRLRIIHRDLKASNVLLDNEMNAKISDFGLARCFGNNQTVANTTRVIGTYGYMAPEYAVDGLFSIKSDVFSFGVLLLEIVSGKKNRGFYHPSHNLNLTGHAWRLWEEGRPMELIIDTPYGDSYYVPQMLRCIHVGLLCVQQQPDDRPNMSSVILMLSSESTLPRPKRPGFFVDRNLVEEVNSSNKFISNSTNEITITVLEAR